A region of Thermus oshimai DSM 12092 DNA encodes the following proteins:
- a CDS encoding 2-oxo acid dehydrogenase subunit E2: MELRLPELGDNVATATVVGVLVKEGDRVAPGQPVLELETDKAVMEVPAEAGGVVEKVLVKPGEEVKPGQPFLVLQAEGEAPAPEAPAQEEAPKAEAPQRAEKAQPPAPPEAPSPAPPTEGRRLVPASPSIRRLARELGVDIYALRGTGLAGRITEEDVRRAAGLAAPERAIPAPTRPPLPDFARFGPVRREAMSGVRKATLRSMAQAWAQVPMVTHFDEADITDLEALRKRYAPKAEERGFRLTPTAFLLKALALTLKAFPKFNASIDEKAQEIVYKDYLHIGVAVDTPHGLLVPVIRNVDQKGVFALARELQEISERARARKLTPEEMQGGTFSLSNLGGIGGVGFTPIVNWPEVAILGVSRAQTKPVWNGEAFVPRLLMPFSLTYDHRLIDGAEAARFCRHLASLLEDPIGLALE; the protein is encoded by the coding sequence ATGGAGCTCAGGCTACCCGAACTCGGCGACAACGTGGCCACGGCCACCGTGGTGGGCGTGTTGGTGAAGGAAGGGGACCGGGTGGCCCCCGGCCAGCCCGTCCTGGAACTGGAAACCGACAAGGCGGTGATGGAGGTGCCCGCGGAGGCGGGCGGGGTGGTGGAGAAGGTCCTGGTGAAGCCAGGAGAAGAGGTGAAGCCGGGGCAGCCCTTCCTGGTCCTGCAGGCCGAAGGGGAGGCGCCTGCCCCGGAAGCCCCCGCCCAGGAAGAGGCCCCTAAGGCCGAGGCTCCCCAAAGGGCAGAAAAGGCCCAACCCCCTGCCCCCCCCGAAGCCCCTTCCCCAGCCCCCCCCACCGAGGGGCGGCGCCTGGTCCCGGCCTCCCCCTCCATCAGGCGGCTCGCCCGGGAGCTGGGGGTGGACATCTACGCCTTAAGGGGCACGGGGCTTGCGGGCCGGATCACGGAGGAGGACGTCAGGCGCGCGGCGGGCCTGGCCGCGCCCGAACGGGCCATCCCCGCCCCCACTCGTCCCCCCCTCCCCGACTTCGCCCGCTTCGGCCCCGTGCGCCGCGAGGCCATGAGCGGGGTGCGGAAGGCCACCCTTAGGTCCATGGCCCAGGCCTGGGCCCAGGTGCCCATGGTCACCCACTTTGACGAGGCGGACATCACCGACCTCGAGGCCCTGCGCAAGCGCTACGCCCCCAAGGCGGAGGAGCGGGGCTTCCGCCTCACCCCCACCGCCTTCCTCCTCAAGGCCCTGGCCCTCACCCTCAAGGCCTTCCCCAAGTTCAACGCCTCCATTGACGAGAAGGCCCAGGAGATCGTCTACAAGGACTACCTCCACATCGGGGTGGCCGTGGACACCCCCCACGGCCTCCTGGTCCCCGTGATCCGGAACGTGGACCAGAAGGGGGTCTTCGCCCTGGCCCGGGAGCTCCAGGAGATCTCCGAACGGGCCCGGGCTCGCAAGCTCACCCCCGAGGAGATGCAGGGGGGCACCTTCAGCCTCTCCAACCTGGGGGGGATCGGGGGCGTGGGCTTCACCCCCATCGTGAACTGGCCGGAGGTGGCCATCCTGGGGGTCTCCCGGGCCCAAACGAAGCCCGTCTGGAACGGGGAGGCCTTCGTGCCCCGCCTCCTTATGCCCTTCAGCCTCACCTACGACCACCGCCTCATTGACGGGGCCGAGGCCGCCCGCTTCTGCCGCCACCTGGCCTCCCTCCTGGAAGACCCCATCGGGCTCGCCCTGGAGTAG